From the uncultured Trichococcus sp. genome, one window contains:
- the mraZ gene encoding division/cell wall cluster transcriptional repressor MraZ, with amino-acid sequence MLMGEFKHNVDAKGRLIMPAKFREELGDTFIITRGLDGCLFGYPLSQWELLQEKLKQLPLAKKDARAFTRFFYSAATEAELDKQGRINIPQTLLDYAKIEKECRIVGVADRIEIWSNEKWEEFAEEAAENFEDIAETMIDFGL; translated from the coding sequence ATGTTGATGGGCGAATTCAAACACAATGTAGACGCGAAAGGCAGATTGATCATGCCCGCAAAATTTCGTGAGGAATTAGGCGATACGTTCATCATCACCCGTGGACTGGACGGCTGTTTGTTCGGCTATCCGTTGAGCCAATGGGAGCTGCTCCAAGAAAAATTGAAACAGCTGCCCCTTGCCAAAAAAGATGCGCGTGCTTTTACCCGTTTTTTCTATTCAGCCGCTACAGAAGCCGAATTGGATAAACAAGGGCGCATCAATATCCCTCAAACATTATTGGATTATGCGAAAATTGAAAAAGAATGTCGAATTGTCGGTGTGGCCGACCGTATAGAAATATGGAGCAACGAGAAGTGGGAAGAATTTGCTGAAGAGGCTGCTGAAAACTTCGAAGATATTGCTGAAACGATGATCGACTTTGGATTGTAG
- the rsmH gene encoding 16S rRNA (cytosine(1402)-N(4))-methyltransferase RsmH, protein MEKFEHYSVLLNESIDGLNIKPDGIYVDCTLGGAGHSSVILSKLNENGHLYAFDQDRIAIGNAEAALATYIEKGMVTLIKANFRNIKEELENRGVFGVDGILYDLGVSSPQLDQAERGFSYRYDAPLDMRMDQEQELTARVIVNEWPFAELVKIFYRYGEEKFSKQIARKIENIRETQPIETTGELVEIIKDCIPAPARRKGGHPAKRIFQALRIAVNDELSAVEDSIEDGLKMLNVGGRMSVISFQSLEDRIVKVLFKEASSKEETLPLLPILPEEYEADYKLISRKPIMPNEAELSENSRSQSAKLRVIERVKK, encoded by the coding sequence ATGGAAAAATTTGAACATTATAGCGTGTTGCTGAACGAGTCCATCGATGGTTTGAACATCAAACCGGATGGTATCTATGTCGATTGTACTTTAGGCGGTGCCGGACACAGCAGCGTGATTTTATCAAAATTAAATGAAAATGGGCATCTGTATGCCTTTGACCAAGACCGTATCGCCATCGGAAATGCGGAAGCAGCATTGGCGACTTATATCGAAAAAGGCATGGTGACGCTCATCAAGGCTAATTTTCGGAATATCAAAGAAGAACTGGAAAACCGCGGCGTTTTTGGCGTAGACGGCATCCTGTACGATCTGGGAGTTTCCTCCCCGCAATTGGATCAGGCCGAACGAGGGTTCAGTTACCGTTATGATGCACCACTCGACATGCGCATGGACCAAGAGCAGGAATTGACGGCCCGCGTTATTGTTAACGAGTGGCCTTTTGCTGAATTGGTGAAGATTTTTTATCGTTATGGCGAAGAAAAATTTTCAAAACAGATAGCCCGCAAAATCGAAAACATCAGAGAAACCCAACCGATCGAAACGACCGGTGAACTGGTCGAAATCATCAAAGACTGCATTCCGGCACCGGCCAGAAGAAAAGGCGGACATCCGGCTAAGCGCATTTTCCAAGCTTTGCGCATCGCCGTCAACGACGAATTATCCGCTGTTGAAGATTCGATAGAAGATGGTTTGAAGATGCTGAACGTCGGAGGACGCATGAGCGTCATTTCCTTCCAATCGTTGGAGGACCGGATCGTTAAAGTCCTTTTCAAAGAAGCCAGTTCGAAAGAGGAAACTTTGCCTCTGTTGCCTATTCTTCCCGAGGAATATGAAGCGGACTACAAGTTGATCAGCCGAAAACCGATCATGCCCAATGAGGCGGAATTGAGTGAGAATTCGCGTTCTCAAAGTGCGAAATTGCGTGTCATCGAAAGAGTCAAGAAATAA
- a CDS encoding septum formation initiator family protein, translated as MALPEYRAAIAEPTLPKELTEPKKGQPAPKGYKAFRDKYVKIEKIAITITLLSALVVLLLSLATQVTLSNQNRALQDLQNDSVAIGLENQNLEQEVQELSRYDRIIEIAKELGLEMNEANVRNVTR; from the coding sequence GTGGCATTACCTGAGTATAGGGCGGCGATAGCAGAACCGACGCTGCCGAAAGAACTGACAGAACCCAAAAAAGGCCAGCCTGCACCGAAAGGCTACAAAGCCTTTAGAGATAAATATGTAAAAATCGAAAAAATTGCCATCACCATCACGCTGTTAAGCGCCTTGGTCGTGTTGCTACTCTCGCTGGCTACACAAGTGACCCTCTCCAATCAGAACAGGGCGTTGCAGGACTTACAAAATGATAGCGTTGCGATCGGTTTGGAAAATCAAAACTTGGAGCAAGAAGTCCAAGAACTTTCAAGATACGACCGCATTATCGAGATAGCAAAAGAACTTGGTCTGGAAATGAATGAAGCAAACGTTAGGAATGTTACGCGATGA